One genomic window of Cupriavidus oxalaticus includes the following:
- the pth gene encoding aminoacyl-tRNA hydrolase, giving the protein MIKLIVGLGNPGAEYEATRHNAGFWLVDQLARMGGATLRVEGRFHGLAARARLWDQDIWLLKPSTFMNRSGLAVVSLARFYKILPDEIVVAHDEMDLPSGTVKLKRGGGAGGHNGLKDISAHLTTQDYWRLRIGVGHPRNAPGGAGAGREDVVNFVLKPPRKEEQEAIEAAIDRSIDPLGLLARGDAERAMAQLHTTR; this is encoded by the coding sequence ATGATCAAGCTCATCGTCGGCCTCGGCAATCCCGGTGCGGAATACGAGGCCACCCGGCACAACGCCGGCTTCTGGCTGGTGGACCAGCTTGCCCGCATGGGCGGCGCCACGCTGCGCGTGGAAGGCCGCTTTCACGGGCTGGCCGCGCGCGCGCGGCTGTGGGACCAGGACATCTGGCTGCTCAAGCCCTCGACCTTCATGAACCGCTCGGGGCTGGCCGTGGTCTCGCTGGCACGCTTCTACAAGATCCTGCCCGACGAGATCGTCGTCGCCCATGACGAGATGGACCTGCCGTCCGGCACCGTCAAGCTCAAGCGTGGCGGCGGCGCGGGCGGCCACAATGGCCTCAAGGACATCTCGGCCCACCTGACCACGCAAGACTACTGGCGGCTGCGCATCGGCGTTGGCCATCCGCGCAATGCGCCTGGCGGCGCCGGCGCTGGCCGCGAGGACGTAGTCAACTTCGTGCTCAAGCCGCCGCGCAAAGAGGAGCAGGAGGCGATCGAGGCGGCCATCGACCGCAGCATCGATCCGCTGGGGCTGCTGGCGCGCGGCGATGCCGAACGCGCGATGGCGCAGCTGCACACCACTCGCTGA